The sequence GACGCGATCGACCGGATCGGCACGGCGGTCGCGTGGAAGCGGGCCCGGCAGGAGCTGGCCGCCGCGGAACACGCGTACGCGACCGCGCTGGGCCGGTACTGGCGGGGCCGGGCCACCGACTTCGCGGCCCTGGACGAGGCGATCTCGGTGGCCACGGCGGCGCTCGCGGCGGCCCCGCCGGCCGGGGTGGAGGCGGTGCTCGGCTACATCTGCGCGCCGGCCCCCGACCCGGAGCCGGTGCGGGTGGTCGGCGAGGCACGCGACGCGCTGCTGCGCTGGCAGGCCACGTTGCGCCCGGCGCCGTACCCGGCCGCGCGGCCGGAACTGGTGTCCGGGCCGATCGACGACGCGATCGGCTGGCTGCGCGCGCACATCGGCGCGCTGCACGCGACCGCGGACATCGTACGGGCGTACGACGCGGCGACCGGGCGGACCCTGGACTACGCCGAGACGGTGCGGCTGGCGCAGCTGCGCGCGGCGGCGGCGCGGGCCGAGGCGGCGCTCGGTACCGGTACTCCGGAGGTGCTCGGCGCCGATGGTGAGCCCGGCGCCGATCCGGCCGCCCTGGCCGCGGCGGTCTCCTGGGCCGCGGCGGCCCGCCGGTTCGCCGGCCCGGGCGAGGCGCCGCTCACCGCGGCGCAGGTCGCCGCGCTGCGGGAGCTACGGCCGATCACCGGGCTGGCCGAGCGGGCCCGGGAGTGGGCGGAGGCCAGCCGGGCGGTGCTGGCCGGGTTCGGCCCGGCGCGCCAGGCCGACCTGCGGGACCGTTTCGGCGACTACCGGCGGGCCGCGGCGTTCCTGCGGGACATCCGCGACGACAGCAGCGGCCAGGAGGAGTGGTTCTCCTGCCTGGACGCCCGCGACGTGCTGACCTTCCACGGCCTGGACGCGGCCGTCGAGTTCTGCGCCGACCAGCGGATGGACAGCGCGGACGTGCCGGCGGTGCTGGAACGGGCGCTGTTGCACGGCTGGGTGGACGCGGTGGTCCGGACCGACGGCCGGCTGCGGCCCTGGCGGGGCGTGGACCGCGACCGGCTGGTCGCCGAGTTCCGGCAGGCCGACGAGCGGCTGGCGGCGGTCTCGGCCCGGGAGATCATCATGACGGTTCAGGCCCGCCGGCCGCCGGCCGACAGCACGGCCGCGGCCCTGTTGCGGCGCGAGGCGATGAAGGCCGACCGGCAACTGCCGGTACGCGAGCTGATCGCCCGCGCCCGCGACGTCGTGCTCGCGCTGCGGCCGTGCTTTCTCGCCTCCCCGCTGACGGTGAGCCAGGCGCTGCCCCCGGACATCCGCTTCGACGCGGTGATCTTCGACGAGGCGTCCCAGATCACCCCGGCCGACGCGATCAACTGCATCTACCGCGGCGGCGCCCTGATCACCGCCGGCGACGACCGGCAGCTGCCGCCGACGTCGTTCTTCGACCGGGCGTCGACCACCGCGCCGGACAGCGAGGTGCTCGACTACCAGTCCGTGCTGGAGCTGGCCAAGGCCTGCGGGGCGTTCCCCGGGATGGGGCTGACCTGGCACTACCGCAGCCGGCACCAGGCCCTCGTGGCGTTCGCCAACGACGCGTTCTACCAGGGCCGGCTGAGCACCTTCCCGGCCCCGGGCGGCAGCGGGCCGGACACCGGCGTCGAGATGTTCCCGGTGGCCGGCGTCTACCGGCGCAGCACCAGCCGGGACAACCCGGTGGAGGCGGAACGGGTCGCCGAGCGGATCGTGCACCACTTCACCACCCGGCCCGGGCACACCCTGGGCGTGGTCACCTTCTCGGTGGCGCAGGCCGAGGCGATCGAGCGGGCCCTGGAGGCGATCGCCGCCGGGCATCCGGCCCTGCAACGCGCGGTCACCGACGACCGCCTGCACGGGTTCTTCGTGAAGAGCCTGGAGGCGGTGCAGGGCGACGAGCGTGACGTGATGATCTTCTCGATCGGGTACGGCTTCGACGAGGCCGGTCGGATCAGCGCGAACTTCGGGGCGCTGAACCGGCCCAACGGCTGGCGGCGGCTGAACGTGGCGATCACCCGCGCCCGGCACCGCGTGGAGATCGTCACCTCGATCCTGTCCCGCGACGTGCCCGAGTCGGAGAACGAGGGGGTCCGGCAGCTCGCCGCCTACCTCGACTACGTGGAACGCGGCGCCGGGGACACCAGCCTGGACCTGACCGACGCGCCCGGCGAGTTCGTCGAGTCGGTGGTGGAGACCATCCGGTCGTGGGGATACCCGGCCCGGACCGGTCTGGGCACCGCCGGCGGCCGGGTGGACATCGCGATCCGCCACCCCGACGACCCGTCCGGCGACTACCTGCTCGGGGTGCGCTGCGACGGCCCGGGGTACCGCGACTGCCCGGCGGCGCGGGACCGCGACCGGCTCACCGACCAGGTGCTGGCCGACCTGGGGTGGCGGTTGCACCGGGCGTGGGCGCTGGCCTGGTACCGCGACCGGGCGGGCGAGGAGGCCCGGCTGCGGGCCGCGCTGGAACGGGCCGCGGCGGCCCGGCCGGGGCGTACCGGCTCGGTGGAGGGGCCGGCCGCGGAGCGTGCGCCCGGCGCCCGGCCCCGGGTGCTGCGCGCCGCCCCGGCCCGCAAGTGAGCCGGGGCGGTCAGGTGGTGCCGATCAGTCCTGCCGGCGCGGCCCGGTCGCCGGCCGCGCAGAGCTCGGCCAGGCGGGCCACCACCACCGCGGTGTCCGCGCCGGCGTCCAGCGACCGCAGCAGGGCCGGGTTCAGCGGCGGGACCTGGACGTGCGAGACCAGCGGGTGGAACGGGCGGTGGTCCACCTCACCGGCGCCGAACAGCGTCTCGGTCAGCTTCTCACCCGGGCGCAGGCCGGTGAACTCGATCGGCACCGGTTTGTGCGACAGCGCGACCATCTGCCGCGCCACCTCGGCGATCCGGACCGGGGCGCCCATCTGCAGGACCAGCGCCTCGCCGTCGAGCCCGATCGCGGCCGCCTGGATGACCAGGTGGACCGCCTCCTGGATGGTCATGAAGTAGCGGGTCACGTCCGGGTGGGTGACGGTGACCGGCCCGCCCTCGGCGATCTGCGTGCTGAACGTGGTGAACACCGATCCGCGGCTGCCCAGCACGTTGCCGAAGCGGACGCTGAGGAACGTGCCCGGCCGGCGGCGCGCCGTCCACGCGGTGAGCCGCTCGGTGATCCGCTTGGAGTAGCCGAGCACGCTGGTCGGGTCCGCGGCCTTGTCGGTGGAGATGTTGACGAACCGCTCCACCGACTCGGCCGCTTCCAGGACGTTGAGGGTGCCGACGACGTTGGTCTTCACCGCCTCGGCCGGGTGCCGCTGCAGCAGCGCGAGGTGCTTGAGCGCGGCGGCGTGGAACACCACCTGGGGGCGGCGGGTACGGAAGATCTCCCGGATCCGGGGCCCGTCGCGCAGGTCGGCGAGGATCACCGCCGGGTCGTCCAGCCGGGCGTGCGGGTCGATGGACAGCTGGACGGCCAGCAGCGACGTCTCGTCGCGGTCGAGCATCATCAGCTCGGCCGGCCGGAAGTGGTGGATCTGCCGGCACAGCTCGGAACCGATCGACCCGCCGGCGCCGGTTACCAGGATCCGCTTGCCGGTCAGGCAGCCGCCGATCGCGGTCAGGTCGGTGTCGATCTGGTGCCGGCCGAGCAGGTCGGTGACCTGCACCTCGCGGATGTCGGCCACCTCGACCGGGTGGTCCATCAGCTCGCTGACCGACGGCACCACCTTGAACTGGGCGCCGGCCGCCAGGGTCCGGTCCCGGATGTCGCGGACCAGCGCCGCCTCGGCGTTGGCGACCGCGAAGACCAGCAGTTCGGCGCCGGTGGCGGCGAGCGCGCCGGGGATGTCGTCGCGGGTGCCGAGCACCGGCACGCCGAGGATGCGCAGCCGGCGCTTGCCCGGGTCGTCGTCGATCAGGCCGGCCGGCAGGTACCGGCCGTTCGGGTCGTGCAGCATCGAGTCGAGCAGCTTGGCGGCGGCCGCACCGGCGCCGAAGAGGATCACCGGCGCGGCGGCGCGCACGTCCGGGCGCTGACGGCGGGCCAGCTGGACACGCCGGGCGTAGCGGGCGCCGAGCATCAGGGTGAGGGCGGCCGCGCCGGCCAGGGCGGGCAGGCCGGGCGGGACCGGCCGGCGGGACAGCAGCAGCACGATCGCGGTGAGCGCGAGGGTCACCGCGGCGGTGGTGGACGCGACCGCGCGTACCTCGTCGAAGGCGGCGAACCGGTACCGCCCGCGGTACAGCTGCCGGGTGTGACCGATCGCCGCCTGCAGCAGCACGGCCAGCACGACCGCGGTCAGCGCGCCGTTCAGCTCGCGCCGGCCGGGGGCGAAGTCGTAGCGGGCGAGGACGGCCGCGAGCAGCCCGGCGGACCACGCGGCGCCGTCGACCAGCAGCGGCAGCAGCCGCGCGCCCCTCATGCCGGGCAGCGTAGCAGGGCAAATGCTCAGCAAGCAGACTTTTCCGATACCACGGAAGCGCCCCGGACATCGCCATATCGTGGCGGGTAGCCACGGAACGGGGAGGTGTGGGTGGGCCTACGCGATTACCTCCGTGTCGCCCGAAGGCATTGGTGGTTGCTGGTGACCTCGGTCGTCGTCGCGCTCGGCGTCGCTCTCGTCGTGAACCTGCAGATGACCCCGGTGTACGCCGCCCGGGTCACGTTCTTCTTCTCCACGCCGATCGCCGGCGCCTCCGATCTCTACCCCGCCAGCATGTTCAACGTGAGCCGCCTGGCGACCTACGCCCGGCTGCTGACCAGCGACGAGGTGGCCACCCCGCTGGCCGGCACCCCGGGCATCGACATGGACGAGCAGGAGGTCCGGGACGCGATCTCCTCGGAGACCGTCGCCGACACGGTGATGATGGAGGTCAGCGTGGAGGACCGGGACCGCAACCGGGCGCTGCTGCTACTCACCCGGCTGACCGCGCGGTTCGAGAGCGCGGTGGAGAGCCTGGAGCGCTCCGCGCCCGGCGAGCCGTCGACCGTGAAGGTCACCGTGGTGTCCGGTCCGGGCCTGGACGAGGATCCGGTCGCCCCGGACGCGCTGAACAACTTCGCCCTGGCCACGGTCGTCGGCCTGGTCGTCGGCGCGGTCGCCTCGGTGGGCCGGGAGGTGGCCGACGACACCGTACGCACCGCGGAGGCGCTGCAGGTGCTGACCTCGGCGCCGGTGCTGGCCCGGGTGCCGATGGACTCCGGCAGACCGGCCCGCCCCGGCCCGTTCGTGTCGGTGAGCACGTCGGCGCGGACCGAGGCGCTGCGCGAGGTGCGTACCCAGGTGCAGTGCGCGGCCGCCGCGAACTCGGTGAAGACGCTGGCCGTGACCAGCGCGGTGCCCGGCGAGGGCCGTTCGGCCACCGCCTGCGGGCTGGCGCTGCTGTTCGCCGAGGCCGGGCAGCGGGTCCTGATCGTCGACGCCGAGCTGCGCCGCCCCCGGCTGGCCGCCTTCCTCGGGCAGGAGGAGTCGGCCGGGCTGAGCGCGGTGCTGGACGGCACGGCCACGCTGGAGCAGGTGCTGCAACCGTGGGGCGCCGGGCTGTGGTTGCTGGCCGGCGGGCGCACCCCGCGCAACCCGAGCGAGCTGCTCAGCTCGCCGCGGATGACCGAGCTGGTCGACGACGTACGCAAGCGGTTCGATGTGGTGATCTTCGACTGCCCGCCGCTGCTGCCGGTCACCGACGCCGCCGTGGTGGCCGCCCACACCGACGGCACGCTGCTCGTGGTGCGCGCCCGGCGCACCACGTCGGCCCAGGTCACCGCCGCGGTCCGGACGCTGCACGCGGTCAACGCCACGCTGCTGGGCGGCGTGCTGAACATGGTCGCCCGCAAGGGCCCGGACGCGGTGCCCACCTTCGAGTCGTACGTGGCCGGCCCGGGCACGCCGCCGCAGCGGGGCCGGGGATGGCGGATGCAGGCGGTGGCCGGATGAGCGTACGCCGCCCGGGCGGCACGGGACACGACCACGACCGGGGCGCCCGCGCCCGCCCCATCCCTGGGAAGGCACTGATGGAAGCTCCGTACGTCAGCATCGTGGTCCCCTGCTGGAACGAGGGCCGCTTCGTCGGCAGGTTCCTCGACTCGGTGAAGGCGCAGACCTACCCGGCCGACCGGGTGGAGATCCTGCTGGTCGACGGCATGAGCGCGGACGGCACCCGGGCGATCGTGCGTGAGCACGCGCTGCGCGAGCCGAACCTGCGACTGCTGGACAACCCGGGGCACAGCAAGTCGGCGGCGCTCAATCTGGGCATCGCGCACGCCCGCGGCGACGTCATCGTCCGGCTCGACGTGCACGCCGAGTACGCACCCGACTACCTGCTCAAGTGCGTCCAGGGCCTGCTGCGCAACCCGGAGGCGGACAACGTCGGCGGGATCCGCCGCGCGCTGCCGCGCGACGACACCGCGCTGGGCCGGGCCATCGCGGTCGGCACCACCGCCGTGCTGGGCGCGGGCGCCGCCCGGCCGCGCGCCGCCGGGTCCGGCCCGCAGTGGGTGGACACCGTGTTCGGCGGCTGCTACCGGCGCGCGGTGTTCGACCGGATCGGGCTCTTCGACGAGCACCTGGCGCGCGACCAGGACCGGGAGTTCAACCAGCGGCTGCGGGCGGCCGGCGGCAAGGTGCTGCTGCTGCCCGACGTCACCTGCACGTACTACGCGCGCAGCGACCTCCGCGAGTTCTGCTCGTGGACGTTCGAGGCGGGCTACTGGCCGTTCCGGGCCAGCCGGGCGGTCGGTCGCTGGATCGGCTCGTGGCGCAACGTCGTACCCCTGGGGTTCGTCCTGTCGGTGGCCGCCGGCGCCGCCGCCGCGCCACGGGTGCGGACCGCCCGGCGGCTCACCACCGCGGTGCTGGGCGGGTACGCCGCCGCGGCGCTGGCCACGGCCGGGCGGCTGGCCCGGCGCCAGCACGACCCCGCACTGCTGGCCGTGCTGCCGGTGATCTTCGTGACCACGCACGTCGTCTACGCCGCCGGTTCGGCGTGGGGCCTGCTCGACCCGGCGGCGCGGCGCCGATGAGCACCGGGATCGCCCGGCGGCCGGCGGCCGGGGACCGCGCGTCCATCCGGCGGGCCGGCACGCCGCCCGCCGCCCCGGCGAATGCCCGTCGGTGAATGGCCCGCACCTCCGGTCGCTGCTGCGGAGCGTTCCCGCCGCGGTACGCCAGGACTACGCCGCCACGCTCGCCGTGCAGTGGCTGGTGCTGGGCGCCGGGCTGTACCTGTTCCACCTGGTCGCGCAGCGCGGCAGTGTCGGCGGCTTCGCGTACTACCAGATCGCCCGGGGCGTGGTCAGCACGTTCCAGCCGGTCCTGCTGCTCGGGCTCGGCCTGGGCCTGCAGCGCTACCTGCCGCGCACCGAGCACACCACCCGCCGGCTCGCCCGGCACGCGCTCTACACCGAGACCGCGCTGGTCGTCGTGGCCGGCCTGACCGGCGCCGCGGCCGGGCAGTGGATCGCCGCCCGGCTGGGCCTGTCCGGCGGGCGGCTGGCGGTGGTCGCGATCGTGGTGATGCTGGGCGGCAACTGCCTGTGCACCGTGGCGCTGGCCGCCCTGCGCGGCAACCAGCAGGTCCTCGACGCCAATCTGACCTACGGGCTGGGGCTCGGGCTGATGCCGCTGGTCGGGTACTTCGCCGCGGAACGGATCGAGGACTTCCTGATCGTGCAGGGCGTCGGGGCGGCGGCGATCGGGGTGTGGGGGATGCTGGTGGTCCGTCGCCGCCCGCCGGCCGTCGCCGGGACGGCCGAGCCGACGCTGCGGACCCTCCTCGCGTACGGCGTCCGCCGGATGCCCGGGGAGGTGGCGTTGCCCGC is a genomic window of Actinoplanes teichomyceticus ATCC 31121 containing:
- a CDS encoding lipopolysaccharide biosynthesis protein; amino-acid sequence: MNGPHLRSLLRSVPAAVRQDYAATLAVQWLVLGAGLYLFHLVAQRGSVGGFAYYQIARGVVSTFQPVLLLGLGLGLQRYLPRTEHTTRRLARHALYTETALVVVAGLTGAAAGQWIAARLGLSGGRLAVVAIVVMLGGNCLCTVALAALRGNQQVLDANLTYGLGLGLMPLVGYFAAERIEDFLIVQGVGAAAIGVWGMLVVRRRPPAVAGTAEPTLRTLLAYGVRRMPGEVALPALYTFPTFAVAVALPGGPEAGYVGFATSAVTLICSFFSMLTPVLLPRLSRLFHRAGEDTGVRRVLTALPVLAAMLAVVPTLIIVGFAPALVHGFLGAEFSAAVPVLRAGVLAAIPLAMFYAARPTMEALLKAKFMSRLLVACLALEVVMTWIGTMFLTPGYAAVLGLVTATAALGVDAAGLTAYAVRR
- a CDS encoding polysaccharide biosynthesis tyrosine autokinase: MTSVVVALGVALVVNLQMTPVYAARVTFFFSTPIAGASDLYPASMFNVSRLATYARLLTSDEVATPLAGTPGIDMDEQEVRDAISSETVADTVMMEVSVEDRDRNRALLLLTRLTARFESAVESLERSAPGEPSTVKVTVVSGPGLDEDPVAPDALNNFALATVVGLVVGAVASVGREVADDTVRTAEALQVLTSAPVLARVPMDSGRPARPGPFVSVSTSARTEALREVRTQVQCAAAANSVKTLAVTSAVPGEGRSATACGLALLFAEAGQRVLIVDAELRRPRLAAFLGQEESAGLSAVLDGTATLEQVLQPWGAGLWLLAGGRTPRNPSELLSSPRMTELVDDVRKRFDVVIFDCPPLLPVTDAAVVAAHTDGTLLVVRARRTTSAQVTAAVRTLHAVNATLLGGVLNMVARKGPDAVPTFESYVAGPGTPPQRGRGWRMQAVAG
- a CDS encoding polysaccharide biosynthesis protein → MRGARLLPLLVDGAAWSAGLLAAVLARYDFAPGRRELNGALTAVVLAVLLQAAIGHTRQLYRGRYRFAAFDEVRAVASTTAAVTLALTAIVLLLSRRPVPPGLPALAGAAALTLMLGARYARRVQLARRQRPDVRAAAPVILFGAGAAAAKLLDSMLHDPNGRYLPAGLIDDDPGKRRLRILGVPVLGTRDDIPGALAATGAELLVFAVANAEAALVRDIRDRTLAAGAQFKVVPSVSELMDHPVEVADIREVQVTDLLGRHQIDTDLTAIGGCLTGKRILVTGAGGSIGSELCRQIHHFRPAELMMLDRDETSLLAVQLSIDPHARLDDPAVILADLRDGPRIREIFRTRRPQVVFHAAALKHLALLQRHPAEAVKTNVVGTLNVLEAAESVERFVNISTDKAADPTSVLGYSKRITERLTAWTARRRPGTFLSVRFGNVLGSRGSVFTTFSTQIAEGGPVTVTHPDVTRYFMTIQEAVHLVIQAAAIGLDGEALVLQMGAPVRIAEVARQMVALSHKPVPIEFTGLRPGEKLTETLFGAGEVDHRPFHPLVSHVQVPPLNPALLRSLDAGADTAVVVARLAELCAAGDRAAPAGLIGTT
- a CDS encoding DUF4011 domain-containing protein, producing the protein MGPQRDDDRNGPRPARAGVHTALRAWRESLVDLGENNRLINFTAAHADQLEITAPEPDQVVTALTRGARCPLTGPGGGEPPDAALRTDLPERSLGPLLRRMMRRAQQEHLDRGVAVLHLALGLLHWRLAENDEDADSEPVSHASPLLLLPAELLPGDLGEHPELRLRDEEPVLNPALALRLRQAGIAIPALEPGAELDIGRFWSQVTDTVARRHGWHIERAVILTCLTFHKEAIYRDLLENEERILAHPVVRALATTDPRRQTDAFRFTPIRPEEVDRLAPPEDVPLVLDADSSQRACVAAALAGHSFVMDGPPGTGKSQTVANMIGALLHAGKRVLFVSEKVAALDVVRNRLAEAGLDRYILELHGQQAGRREVATLLAAAVDEVPETPGDGPVVDRGLLRERRERLTAFAYAMNETRRPLGASLHEIIGRCAGLSDAPAAPVPTVTPGSLTPDVMRRVREATDQLARSWRAMCDGDALLWRDVATREPLDPALSRAEKALAALARSARIADTAARAFGLGRPDDAATLARLAEHAGRRPGPVADSWLTADDLTPIRQAVQRRSDELAAAAAAAEAVRERAGVAWTALPSPADLPVVPSLDALPAPVELDTLTAADADDLARSFTTAAEQLDRHRRAVDRVTAKLGLPRALTISDISRVAAVAELGTRAHKPERFWFGPGVLAAVQSGSSALRRALESLVGAEIQARPYFSEAILTQPVEELAERFATVHHGLGKLRAAYRRDRRQVAGFVLPSAHLGDAIDRIGTAVAWKRARQELAAAEHAYATALGRYWRGRATDFAALDEAISVATAALAAAPPAGVEAVLGYICAPAPDPEPVRVVGEARDALLRWQATLRPAPYPAARPELVSGPIDDAIGWLRAHIGALHATADIVRAYDAATGRTLDYAETVRLAQLRAAAARAEAALGTGTPEVLGADGEPGADPAALAAAVSWAAAARRFAGPGEAPLTAAQVAALRELRPITGLAERAREWAEASRAVLAGFGPARQADLRDRFGDYRRAAAFLRDIRDDSSGQEEWFSCLDARDVLTFHGLDAAVEFCADQRMDSADVPAVLERALLHGWVDAVVRTDGRLRPWRGVDRDRLVAEFRQADERLAAVSAREIIMTVQARRPPADSTAAALLRREAMKADRQLPVRELIARARDVVLALRPCFLASPLTVSQALPPDIRFDAVIFDEASQITPADAINCIYRGGALITAGDDRQLPPTSFFDRASTTAPDSEVLDYQSVLELAKACGAFPGMGLTWHYRSRHQALVAFANDAFYQGRLSTFPAPGGSGPDTGVEMFPVAGVYRRSTSRDNPVEAERVAERIVHHFTTRPGHTLGVVTFSVAQAEAIERALEAIAAGHPALQRAVTDDRLHGFFVKSLEAVQGDERDVMIFSIGYGFDEAGRISANFGALNRPNGWRRLNVAITRARHRVEIVTSILSRDVPESENEGVRQLAAYLDYVERGAGDTSLDLTDAPGEFVESVVETIRSWGYPARTGLGTAGGRVDIAIRHPDDPSGDYLLGVRCDGPGYRDCPAARDRDRLTDQVLADLGWRLHRAWALAWYRDRAGEEARLRAALERAAAARPGRTGSVEGPAAERAPGARPRVLRAAPARK
- a CDS encoding glycosyltransferase family 2 protein; protein product: MEAPYVSIVVPCWNEGRFVGRFLDSVKAQTYPADRVEILLVDGMSADGTRAIVREHALREPNLRLLDNPGHSKSAALNLGIAHARGDVIVRLDVHAEYAPDYLLKCVQGLLRNPEADNVGGIRRALPRDDTALGRAIAVGTTAVLGAGAARPRAAGSGPQWVDTVFGGCYRRAVFDRIGLFDEHLARDQDREFNQRLRAAGGKVLLLPDVTCTYYARSDLREFCSWTFEAGYWPFRASRAVGRWIGSWRNVVPLGFVLSVAAGAAAAPRVRTARRLTTAVLGGYAAAALATAGRLARRQHDPALLAVLPVIFVTTHVVYAAGSAWGLLDPAARRR